A part of Rhodamnia argentea isolate NSW1041297 chromosome 8, ASM2092103v1, whole genome shotgun sequence genomic DNA contains:
- the LOC115728538 gene encoding uncharacterized protein At3g28850 isoform X2, with protein sequence MGCASSKQKRCRHCSAPYSPVRRSYSIHGDRLPQCIDDSYHLVALKSSTLGSLKLDPSYQITTPMEKVMVVDGGDHKMCNGNSVIENDVKEFTMGLIEAKTWSNMIEEKIPKVDPRTPIRTPPGEPEMINTWELMEGLEDTSPFRSPNHIRSFSFDVVRSPVHAPTDRPKSRFQENGTVSPKPMWLQIADGNGLGSEDVVAGFDPEVISTFRKSLEELSPDHPFHMQSLNNQEQPSMASHDSLHKEATETQVANGIDHKRWPGGKEKVIVYFTSLRGVRKTYEDCCHVRVILKGIGVRVDERDMSMHSGFKEELRELLGDGACGGGLPRVFVGSNYIGGAEEIRRMHEEGQLEKFLKNCEMVDDGGSGNGNSGACEACGDIRFVPCERCSGSCKIYYDGTSEEDAEEEGDGYGFQRCPDCNENGLIRCPICCY encoded by the coding sequence ATGGGCTGCGCGAGCTCGAAGCAAAAGCGATGTCGGCACTGCAGCGCGCCATACTCGCCTGTGCGTCGGAGCTATTCGATCCACGGCGATCGTCTGCCTCAGTGCATAGATGATAGCTACCATCTCGTTGCTCTTAAATCTAGCACCCTCGGCTCTCTCAAGCTTGACCCTTCTTATCAAATCACCACCCCCATGGAGAAGGTGatggtggtcgatggtggtgaCCACAAGATGTGCAATGGGAATAGTGTCATCGAAAACGATGTGAAGGAGTTCACAATGGGACTGATCGAGGCAAAGACTTGGTCGAACATGATCGAAGAGAAAATCCCAAAAGTCGACCCAAGAACGCCAATTAGGACTCCTCCCGGCGAGCCGGAGATGATCAATACGTGGGAGTTGATGGAAGGCCTGGAGGACACAAGCCCTTTCCGGTCGCCGAATCACATAAGGAGCTTTTCTTTCGATGTGGTCAGGAGTCCAGTTCATGCCCCAACGGATCGTCCTAAATCAAGGTTTCAAGAGAATGGCACGGTTTCCCCGAAGCCCATGTGGCTGCAAATCGCTGATGGCAACGGATTGGGCTCCGAGGATGTGGTTGCGGGTTTCGATCCTGAAGTCATCTCCACCTTCAGGAAGTCACTTGAAGAGCTCTCACCTGATCATCCGTTTCATATGCAGTCATTGAATAATCAGGAACAACCGTCCATGGCCAGCCACGATTCATTGCATAAGGAAGCCACTGAAACTCAAGTAGCAAATGGGATTGACCACAAGCGTTGGCCAGGTGGAAAGGAGAAGGTGATCGTCTACTTTACAAGCCTTCGAGGGGTCAGGAAGACATACGAGGATTGCTGTCATGTTAGAGTCATCTTGAAAGGCATCGGTGTCCGTGTTGACGAGCGAGACATGTCAATGCATTCTGGGTTCAAGGAAGAACTGAGAGAGCTATTGGGCGATGGGGCTTGTGGAGGTGGATTGCCGAGGGTGTTCGTGGGAAGCAATTACATTGGCGGTGCTGAGGAAATTCGGCGTATGCATGAAGAAGGACAGCTTGAGAAATTTCTCAAGAACTGCGAAATGGTGGATGATGGTGGCAGTGGTAATGGTAACAGCGGTGCCTGTGAGGCATGCGGTGATATTAGGTTTGTGCCTTGTGAGAGGTGTTCCGGCAGTTGCAAGATATATTACGACGGAACCAGTGAAGAAGATGCGGAAGAAGAGGGAGACGGGTATGGGTTCCAACGTTGCCCGGATTGCAACGAGAACGGTCTTATACGGTGCCCGATATGTTGCTATTAG
- the LOC115728538 gene encoding uncharacterized protein At3g28850 isoform X1, which translates to MEPAAEPSPSSSFSWFDFACFPMGCASSKQKRCRHCSAPYSPVRRSYSIHGDRLPQCIDDSYHLVALKSSTLGSLKLDPSYQITTPMEKVMVVDGGDHKMCNGNSVIENDVKEFTMGLIEAKTWSNMIEEKIPKVDPRTPIRTPPGEPEMINTWELMEGLEDTSPFRSPNHIRSFSFDVVRSPVHAPTDRPKSRFQENGTVSPKPMWLQIADGNGLGSEDVVAGFDPEVISTFRKSLEELSPDHPFHMQSLNNQEQPSMASHDSLHKEATETQVANGIDHKRWPGGKEKVIVYFTSLRGVRKTYEDCCHVRVILKGIGVRVDERDMSMHSGFKEELRELLGDGACGGGLPRVFVGSNYIGGAEEIRRMHEEGQLEKFLKNCEMVDDGGSGNGNSGACEACGDIRFVPCERCSGSCKIYYDGTSEEDAEEEGDGYGFQRCPDCNENGLIRCPICCY; encoded by the exons ATGGAGCCTGCAGCAGAACCTTCCCCTTCCAGCTCATTCAGCTGG TTCGATTTCGCCTGTTTTCCGATGGGCTGCGCGAGCTCGAAGCAAAAGCGATGTCGGCACTGCAGCGCGCCATACTCGCCTGTGCGTCGGAGCTATTCGATCCACGGCGATCGTCTGCCTCAGTGCATAGATGATAGCTACCATCTCGTTGCTCTTAAATCTAGCACCCTCGGCTCTCTCAAGCTTGACCCTTCTTATCAAATCACCACCCCCATGGAGAAGGTGatggtggtcgatggtggtgaCCACAAGATGTGCAATGGGAATAGTGTCATCGAAAACGATGTGAAGGAGTTCACAATGGGACTGATCGAGGCAAAGACTTGGTCGAACATGATCGAAGAGAAAATCCCAAAAGTCGACCCAAGAACGCCAATTAGGACTCCTCCCGGCGAGCCGGAGATGATCAATACGTGGGAGTTGATGGAAGGCCTGGAGGACACAAGCCCTTTCCGGTCGCCGAATCACATAAGGAGCTTTTCTTTCGATGTGGTCAGGAGTCCAGTTCATGCCCCAACGGATCGTCCTAAATCAAGGTTTCAAGAGAATGGCACGGTTTCCCCGAAGCCCATGTGGCTGCAAATCGCTGATGGCAACGGATTGGGCTCCGAGGATGTGGTTGCGGGTTTCGATCCTGAAGTCATCTCCACCTTCAGGAAGTCACTTGAAGAGCTCTCACCTGATCATCCGTTTCATATGCAGTCATTGAATAATCAGGAACAACCGTCCATGGCCAGCCACGATTCATTGCATAAGGAAGCCACTGAAACTCAAGTAGCAAATGGGATTGACCACAAGCGTTGGCCAGGTGGAAAGGAGAAGGTGATCGTCTACTTTACAAGCCTTCGAGGGGTCAGGAAGACATACGAGGATTGCTGTCATGTTAGAGTCATCTTGAAAGGCATCGGTGTCCGTGTTGACGAGCGAGACATGTCAATGCATTCTGGGTTCAAGGAAGAACTGAGAGAGCTATTGGGCGATGGGGCTTGTGGAGGTGGATTGCCGAGGGTGTTCGTGGGAAGCAATTACATTGGCGGTGCTGAGGAAATTCGGCGTATGCATGAAGAAGGACAGCTTGAGAAATTTCTCAAGAACTGCGAAATGGTGGATGATGGTGGCAGTGGTAATGGTAACAGCGGTGCCTGTGAGGCATGCGGTGATATTAGGTTTGTGCCTTGTGAGAGGTGTTCCGGCAGTTGCAAGATATATTACGACGGAACCAGTGAAGAAGATGCGGAAGAAGAGGGAGACGGGTATGGGTTCCAACGTTGCCCGGATTGCAACGAGAACGGTCTTATACGGTGCCCGATATGTTGCTATTAG